A genomic segment from Nicotiana tabacum cultivar K326 chromosome 7, ASM71507v2, whole genome shotgun sequence encodes:
- the LOC107815221 gene encoding putative calcium-transporting ATPase 13, plasma membrane-type, whose amino-acid sequence MCDILQVQLTVPTLRSPARKRWHWAFKILYTARAILSSAKTIVAENKTELLSNFSRSRSYTAVDIEPECFSSISKPTLAKLVRLRDVEKLDQLDGVEGLLSTLKSNPEKGILGDGKDIASRRKHFGTNTFKKPPINLLQMLLKSLKDPNIIILLLYAVLSLGFGVKKQGLEGCFDGGSILVALFLVISLSASCNYWHKRQLYELCRPIEAVPILVIRNGKDTHISLSAAVVGDVIGLRAGDQVPADGLYIDQNSLQIDESTITRKNDHVEVNNSSNVFLLSGSKVLRGNGRMLVTAVGMNTALAEIITPTCFNHDHKSPLQKKLHKLTSHIAKVGLAISSFILIVLLVRYFSGNMRNNGRKLFSGGKTSIQDVWKAVIGILATPVAISSGAIPEGLTLACALTIAYSTKKMIADQALVRSLSACEAMASATVICTNKEGVLTESSLQVSQFWLGQKYIGKSTFSSFAPEILDLLHEGMALNNTKSQPGTSFEHIEEQIQNAILAWGIKSMKMDVEQLKNNRTVVYGESFSSEYQGRVLIRRNADSRVHMHHKGTPEAILSMCSRYYKETGDIKDINDDARATLQQTVTTMKRDGLHCVAFAYRSVPEEHPIDCEGHFHPKIKEDDWILLAFVGLKAPCRAQARKAVMNCQNAGVNIKIITKDDIHTARASAVDCGILEPNHDISTGEVIEGNEFQEYAEDERMERVENIRVIARASTLDKLLIVRCLQKNGHVVAVTGESVGDAEALREANVGISLGNQGTDTARDSSDIVIMDDNFASVARVLSWGRTTYNNVQVFTQFQLTATIAALVIDFVTAISASEPVTINIVTVISAGKVPYAMLQVLWVKLMVGTLAALALTIDEPGTKLMQQPPTYQNEPFITNIMWKNIVGQALYLISVLLTIQFTGESTYQLSDKEKDTMIFNIFVLCQLFNIFNMRKYEGDLLGELRTKRLFWGIVGMIVLIQVAMVEMLKKFACTERLNWQQWKVCIGIAALSWPVSWLIKCVPVPGKPLFSCRKNQNFSYSRFGSSAWL is encoded by the coding sequence ATGTGTGACATCTTGCAAGTGCAGTTAACAGTACCTACTTTACGCTCCCCCGCCAGGAAGAGATGGCACTGGGCCTTTAAAATTCTCTATACTGCCAGAGCAATTCTATCTTCTGCCAAGACGATTGTTGCTGAAAACAAGACTGAGCTCTTGAGCAACTTTTCACGCTCTCGATCTTATACAGCAGTTGATATCGAACCAGAATGTTTTTCGAGCATCAGCAAGCCGACCTTGGCAAAACTCGTTCGATTGAGAGACGTTGAAAAGCTCGATCAGCTTGATGGGGTGGAAGGATTGCTTTCTACTCTCAAATCAAATCCTGAAAAGGGAATACTAGGTGATGGTAAGGACATTGCTTCCCGACGCAAACATTTTGGGACCAACACATTTAAGAAGCCACCAATAAATCTATTGCAAATGCTGTTGAAGAGCCTCAAAGATCCCAACATCATCATTTTACTACTATATGCTGTTCTATCCCTTGGTTTTGGCGTCAAAAAGCAGGGGTTGGAAGGATGCTTTGATGGGGGAAGCATATTAGTTGCCTTGTTTCTTGTCATCAGTCTCTCAGCTTCTTGTAACTACTGGCATAAACGGCAACTTTATGAACTTTGCAGGCCTATTGAAGCTGTCCCCATTCTTGTGATTAGAAACGGGAAGGACACGCATATCTCATTATCTGCAGCAGTTGTCGGAGATGTCATTGGCTTGAGAGCTGGAGATCAGGTGCCTGCTGATGGGCTCTACATAGATCAGAATTCCCTGCAAATTGATGAATCAACCATAACAAGGAAAAATGACCATGTGGAGGTCAACAATAGCAGCAACGTATTCTTGCTATCCGGTAGCAAAGTCTTGAGGGGTAATGGTCGAATGCTTGTCACAGCAGTGGGCATGAATACAGCATTGGCAGAAATCATAACTCCAACTTGCTTCAATCATGATCATAAATCACCTTTGCAAAAGAAATTGCACAAATTGACTTCACATATAGCAAAGGTTGGTCTGGCAATCAGTTCATTTATTCTCATAGTGCTGTTGGTCCGTTATTTCTCAGGGAATATGCGAAACAATGGCAGAAAGTTGTTCAGTGGAGGTAAAACGAGCATACAAGATGTATGGAAAGCCGTTATTGGAATTCTAGCAACTCCAGTAGCAATTTCATCGGGAGCCATTCCAGAAGGTTTGACACTAGCTTGTGCGTTAACTATAGCTTACTCAACCAAGAAGATGATCGCTGATCAGGCACTTGTCAGAAGTCTTTCAGCTTGTGAAGCAATGGCCTCCGCAACAGTGATTTGTACGAATAAGGAAGGCGTACTGACTGAAAGCTCTCTGCAGGTCAGCCAATTTTGGCTAGGCCAAAAATATATTGGAAAAAGTACTTTCTCCTCATTCGCACCAGAAATTCTTGATCTGCTTCATGAGGGAATGGCTCTGAATAATACCAAGAGCCAACCAGGAACTTCATTTGAACACATTGAGGAGCAAATTCAAAATGCAATTTTGGCCTGGGGCATCAAAAGCATGAAGATGGATGTAGAACAACTGAAAAACAACCGTACAGTTGTCTACGGCGAAAGCTTCTCCTCAGAATACCAAGGGCGTGTTTTGATCAGGAGGAATGCTGACAGCAGAGTCCATATGCACCACAAAGGAACTCCAGAGGCAATACTGAGCATGTGTTCACGTTACTATAAGGAGACAGGGGATATCAAAGATATAAATGATGATGCTAGAGCAACTTTGCAGCAAACAGTTACAACGATGAAAAGGGATGGTCTGCACTGTGTTGCTTTTGCATATAGAAGTGTGCCAGAAGAACATCCGATTGATTGTGAAGGTCATTTCCATCCCAAgatcaaagaagatgattggatcTTATTAGCATTTGTAGGTCTGAAAGCTCCATGTAGAGCACAAGCAAGGAAAGCTGTGATGAACTGCCAAAATGCTGGTGTGAACATCAAAATCATTACAAAGGATGATATCCACACAGCTCGTGCATCAGCTGTCGATTGTGGTATACTTGAGCCTAATCATGACATATCCACTGGAGAAGTCATAGAAGGAAATGAATTCCAAGAATATGCTGAAGATGAAAGAATGGAGAGAGTTGAAAACATTCGGGTGATCGCAAGAGCCTCAACATTGGACAAGCTTCTGATAGTGCGATGCTTGCAAAAGAATGGTCATGTTGTTGCAGTTACTGGAGAAAGTGTGGGTGATGCAGAAGCACTTAGAGAAGCCAATGTGGGGATTTCACTGGGTAATCAAGGAACTGATACCGCGAGGGACAGCTCAGATATTGTCATCATGGATGATAACTTTGCTTCCGTAGCCAGAGTTCTAAGTTGGGGAAGAACCACATATAACAATGTTCAGGTATTCACACAATTCCAACTAACAGCAACTATTGCTGCTTTGGTGATAGACTTTGTGACAGCAATTTCAGCTAGCGAGCCCGTGACCATCAACATTGTCACAGTAATTTCAGCAGGCAAAGTTCCCTATGCAATGCTTCAGGTACTTTGGGTAAAGCTAATGGTGGGCACATTAGCAGCTCTGGCTCTCACTATAGATGAGCCTGGAACAAAGCTCATGCAACAGCCACCAACTTACCAAAATGAGCCATTTATAACCAATATTATGTGGAAGAATATAGTGGGCCAAGCTCTGTACCTGATCTCGGTTTTGCTGACCATACAATTCACAGGTGAATCAACATACCAATTAAGTGACAAGGAAAAAGACACCATGATATTCAACATCTTTGTGCTCTGTCAACTCTTCAACATATTCAACATGAGAAAGTATGAAGGAGATCTCCTGGGGGAGCTAAGAACAAAGAGGTTATTTTGGGGGATAGTGGGAATGATAGTCCTTATCCAGGTTGCAATGGTAGAAATGCTGAAGAAGTTTGCATGTACAGAGAGGTTGAATTGGCAGCAGTGGAAAGTGTGCATTGGGATAGCTGCTCTGTCATGGCCAGTTAGTTGGCTCATAAAGTGCGTACCTGTTCCAGGAAAGCCTTTGTTTAGCTGTAGGAAAAACCAAAACTTTAGTTATTCCAGATTTGGATCAAGTGCTTGGTTATAG